A stretch of DNA from Candidatus Pantoea bituminis:
CCGCTGCTGGGATTAGGCGATCCCAATGGTAATCGCACCCTGCATGAGGGGCTGGCGCTGGTATTACGTAGCCAACAGATCAAATATGAAAAACGCGATCAGGATGGATGAGAGATTGGCGGGTGAGGCTTGGGGAGCAGGATTGCACGTCAAGAGAAGGATCGGTGGGATGGCGCACATCGGTGAGCCAGGTCATGGTAAACAGGAACGTAACCCCAATCAGACACGCAGCCAGCAGGCCAATAATCGCAATCAGTTTGTCATCTCTGTTTTCCATTGCCTTCTCCTGATGAATGTCCTTTTCACGCCTGACCTCTCAACTCATCCAGAGCGTAACCATCAATACGAAGATAATCAACGTCACTGAGGTCACAACAAGCACCACAATGGCGAACTGGGCATCGTCTAAAGATTGACGCAAAGGTTCGTCGTGTTTGTCCGGTGGTGAAGGTGCTGACATGAAATCTCTACAGAATGGGATGAACCTGTTTAAGGTACGGCGCGCAACAGTGTAAAGGAATCCGTTTGATTGATCAGATTTATTCGCAAAATAAACGGGGCGCATGATGCGCCCCGTTGCGATGAAACTCAGGTTGATTAGAAGTCGTAGCTCATACCGACTTTCAGCGTACGTCCATCACCTTGTGATAAATACGTGCCGCTGTCATCAATGTTGGCCCAATATTTCTCATTGGTTACGTTCTCAACACCGACACGCCAAACCATATCGCTCTGGTTAACTTTGGTGCGGTAACGCAAACCCAGATCCAAGGTGGTGTAGCTGTCAATTTTCTTGGTATTCGCAGAATCTGCCCATTGTGAACCGGTGTGGTTCAGCAAGGCGGTTGCGGTCAGTCCTTCAACCGGTTTGATATCATATTCTGCGCCCAACTGGTAATCGTAGCGAGGAACGCCCACCGCCTGCTTGCCGTCGTAGGTGCCACCCTCGGTTTTTTGCATGACCGGATCGATCCAGGTTGCGCTGGCATTCAAGCGAAAACCTAATACCGGCTCGCCGAAGATGTTGGTTTCAACACCACGATGGCGCTGTTCGCCATCCATTACGTAGGCGTTGTCACCGTTGAGAATGCCGGAAGGCTTCTTGATTTCAAACAGTGCCAGCGAGCCGCCAATCCGGCCGAAATCCGTTTTCACGCCAATTTCATTCTGCTTCGAATGCGCGATGCCCGTGACAGAACCGTAGTTGCTGCTGCCTTGTGGCGCGACTTCACCGGGTTGCAGTGCTTCGGTGTGGTTCGCATAGAGAGAAACGGTCTCCCACGGCTTGTAGACCACGCCATACGTTGGCATCCAACGGCTGTTGTCATAACGCGAAGCGACATCCTCTGCGCCCGTGCCGTAAGCGTAGTTACGCACCACCACTTTCTGATGACGCGCACCCACTGTAAACAGCAGCGAATCATCAAACAGGCCCAAGGTATCGCTGAGCAAATAGCCTTGCGTACGCGAGCGTGCGGTGGTCAGCGGATCAGAGAAATTACCACCGCTAAAGTTCACGGCGGGTTCTGCGATATCGTTGGTGTGATAGATATTGGTTGATGCGCCGCTCAACGCCATGCCGTAAGCATTTTTGGCATTGGTGGTCAGCGCCGAATAGCCAATGTTCACTTTGTGCGAGACGAAGCCGGTATCGAAATTGCCACGTAATCCCACCATGCCGCTCATGTTGTCTTGAATGCGGTTAGTGTTGAAGGTGGCAATGGTTGCATCACCGTTGCTGTTGGTGATCTTTGGCGTGGCGTAGTTGCCGGTTTCATGGGCATGCTGCGCGCCCAAGCCTGCGTAAGCTGTCCAGTTATTAGTGATATCGTATTCCGCTTTGGCGATACCAAATTCGGACTCCATATCGCTGTACACCCATTTTTGGCTGTAGTTATGCGAGTTTGACGGCACCGCAGGAATAAAGTCGATACCGCTGATGTTCACGCCTAATCCACCGTCGTGGAAGGTCTTTTTCTGATAACCCACATCAAGTGACGTGCGCAGACGATCGCCCCGATAATCAAGGCCGATCGACGCGGCGGTGGTTCTTTTCTTCTCGTCATCTACGCCGGTTTCACCTTCACGATGCACCGCGTTCACCCGCACACCGAACTGGTTGTTATCGCCAAAGCGTCGACCGATATCGACATTGGTCCCCACCTGCGAGGAGGTGGTGTAATCCACGCCGACGCGCGTCAAAGGCACATCATCTGCATGTTTCGGTTCAAGGTTGATCATACCGCCAACCGCGCCGGTGGCTGAGCCGTTCAGCAAACTGTTTGCACCTTTAAAGATCTCAACGCGATCGATCAACGCCGTATCCATTACCTGACGTGGCACCACGCCGGGCAAGCCGCCAAAGGTCATGTCATCGCCATCCATCAGGAAGCCACGGATGCGGTAGCTTTCAGCAAAGTTGCCGTAGCCCTTCACGCTCTGCACGCCAGCATCGTTTTTCACCACGTCAGCGATGGTATGCGCCTGCTGGTCCTGGATCATTTTTGAGGTAAAGCCGATGACGTTGAACGGCACGTCCATCGCTTTTTGCTCGCCGAGCATGCCCAGGCGACCGCCGTGAGCAATTTGCCCATCGAGATAAGCGGGCACCAAATCGTTGCCACCCGCTTTAAAATCATTTTCCGGTGTCGCCACCACGGTTAAGGTCTGTTCTTTATTGTCCGCTGCTGCATCACTGGCAGCGTTATTCGTCGTCGTAGTCTGAGCCATCACTGGCAAACAACCGGCGCTGACGAAAATAGCGAGCAGCGTCGGTTTGAATCCTGGGGTTGAAAGAAGTTGGCGCATCGTCGTTCCCTAATGGTAAATATACTGAGAATCATTATTATTGCGGTTTGCGATTATGCGCGGGGCGGAAGTGAATGCAAGAAAAATCTTATGCTAAAGCGCAGGATTTACAGTCTGATAACGGATGAAAAAACAGTGAAGGCGCTGCCGAAGCAGCGCACTTGATCAGGCGTCGCGCCAGCGTTTGAAGATAAGCGAGGTATTAATGCCGCCAAAGGCGAAATTGTTGGTCTGGATAAAATCGGTTTCCAGCTTACGCGGCTCACCGATAATGTAGTCCAGCGCACCGCATTCTTGTGCAGGCTGCGTCAGATTCAGCGTCGGTGCAAACCAGCCTTCGCGCATCATCTGAATGCTCATCCAGGCTTCCAGCGCACCGCACGCGCCCAGCGTGTGACCAAAATAGGATTTCAACGAAGAGACGGGCGTTTGGTCGCCAAACACGGCTGCAGTTGCCAGGCTTTCAGCAATATCACCCCGATCGGTGGCTGTGCCGTGCGCATTAATATAGCCAATTTGTGAGGCTTCCAGCCCGGCACTTTTCAGTGCACGCTCAATGCAGATTTGCATGGTTTCGCGCTGCGGCTGCGTAATATGTGCCGCATCGCAATTGGTGTGGAACCCCACCAGCTCGGCGTAAATTGTTGCGCCACGCGCCTGCGCATGTTCCAGCGATTCGAGAATCAGGGTACCCGCACCTTCGCCAATCACCAATCCATCACGATGCTGATCGAATGGCGAAGGGGTACTTTGCGGTGCGTCATTGCGCTGGCTGGTGGCAAATAGCGTATCGAATACCGCCGCTTCAGAAGGACATAACTCCTCTGCGCCACCGGCTACCATCACCGTTTGGTAGCCGTGGCGAATCGCTTCCCACGCATAGCCAATCGCCTGGCTGCCCGAGGTACAGGCGCTGGAAGTGGGGATCACACGACCACGTAAACCAAAAAACAGACCGGCATTCACGGCGGCGGTGTGCGGCATCATCTGCACATAGGTGGTGCCGGTAATATTGTTGGTGTGCTTTTCAGTCAGCATAGTGGCGAATTCGCTCACCGGCCCGGTGCTGCCGGTGGAAGAGCCATAAGCAATGCCGGTTTCACCATTGGTCAGTACCGGATGATCGATCAGCCCAGCCTGTTCCAAAGCCAGTTCGGTGGCGCGGGTAGCCAGCAGCGAGACGCGGCCCATGGCGCGAATACGTTTACGGGTATAGTGCGCAGGCAAGGTAAAATCATCAATCGGCGCGCCTAACAGCGTGTGCAGCCCATCATAAACTTGCCATTCCGGCATCTGCCGCACTGCGTTTTTACCTGCAAGAATACGTGCCGCGACCGCCTGCCATTGCTCGCCAAAAGCGGTGACACCGCCCATGCCCGTGACAACTACGCGCTGAATCACAGCATGCCTCCGTTAATCGAAATCACCTGACGCGTGACATAACCTGCAATGTCAGACATCAAATAGCTGGCTAATCCCGCCACTTCATCCGCTGCGCCCATGCGTTTCATCGGAATAATTTTCAGTGCTTCCTCAACGACTCGCGGTTCAAGCCCTTCCATGCCGGTATCAATCAGGCCGGGCGCGATGCAGTTTACGGTGATTTTACGTTTTGCCAGTTCAATCGCCAGCGCTTTGGTTGCGCCGATGATGCCCGCTTTTGCCGCGCTGTAATTGACCTGGCCGCGATTGCCCATCATGCCAGAAACCGACGACAGTGTGATGATCCGACCGCCACGACGCAGACCAATCATGGGCATCACGCAGGGGTGAATCACATTATAAAAGCTGTCGAGATTGGTATGAATCACATCATCCCACTC
This window harbors:
- a CDS encoding TonB-dependent receptor, producing MRQLLSTPGFKPTLLAIFVSAGCLPVMAQTTTTNNAASDAAADNKEQTLTVVATPENDFKAGGNDLVPAYLDGQIAHGGRLGMLGEQKAMDVPFNVIGFTSKMIQDQQAHTIADVVKNDAGVQSVKGYGNFAESYRIRGFLMDGDDMTFGGLPGVVPRQVMDTALIDRVEIFKGANSLLNGSATGAVGGMINLEPKHADDVPLTRVGVDYTTSSQVGTNVDIGRRFGDNNQFGVRVNAVHREGETGVDDEKKRTTAASIGLDYRGDRLRTSLDVGYQKKTFHDGGLGVNISGIDFIPAVPSNSHNYSQKWVYSDMESEFGIAKAEYDITNNWTAYAGLGAQHAHETGNYATPKITNSNGDATIATFNTNRIQDNMSGMVGLRGNFDTGFVSHKVNIGYSALTTNAKNAYGMALSGASTNIYHTNDIAEPAVNFSGGNFSDPLTTARSRTQGYLLSDTLGLFDDSLLFTVGARHQKVVVRNYAYGTGAEDVASRYDNSRWMPTYGVVYKPWETVSLYANHTEALQPGEVAPQGSSNYGSVTGIAHSKQNEIGVKTDFGRIGGSLALFEIKKPSGILNGDNAYVMDGEQRHRGVETNIFGEPVLGFRLNASATWIDPVMQKTEGGTYDGKQAVGVPRYDYQLGAEYDIKPVEGLTATALLNHTGSQWADSANTKKIDSYTTLDLGLRYRTKVNQSDMVWRVGVENVTNEKYWANIDDSGTYLSQGDGRTLKVGMSYDF
- a CDS encoding beta-ketoacyl-ACP synthase; translated protein: MIQRVVVTGMGGVTAFGEQWQAVAARILAGKNAVRQMPEWQVYDGLHTLLGAPIDDFTLPAHYTRKRIRAMGRVSLLATRATELALEQAGLIDHPVLTNGETGIAYGSSTGSTGPVSEFATMLTEKHTNNITGTTYVQMMPHTAAVNAGLFFGLRGRVIPTSSACTSGSQAIGYAWEAIRHGYQTVMVAGGAEELCPSEAAVFDTLFATSQRNDAPQSTPSPFDQHRDGLVIGEGAGTLILESLEHAQARGATIYAELVGFHTNCDAAHITQPQRETMQICIERALKSAGLEASQIGYINAHGTATDRGDIAESLATAAVFGDQTPVSSLKSYFGHTLGACGALEAWMSIQMMREGWFAPTLNLTQPAQECGALDYIIGEPRKLETDFIQTNNFAFGGINTSLIFKRWRDA
- a CDS encoding 3-ketoacyl-ACP reductase FabG2 encodes the protein MRGSVLVTGASKGIGRAIALRLAQDGFELVVHYNRDRAGAEHTLQHIVEQGGTGRVLGFDVADRAATRSVLEADIEQHGAYYGVISNAGITRDGAFPALTESEWDDVIHTNLDSFYNVIHPCVMPMIGLRRGGRIITLSSVSGMMGNRGQVNYSAAKAGIIGATKALAIELAKRKITVNCIAPGLIDTGMEGLEPRVVEEALKIIPMKRMGAADEVAGLASYLMSDIAGYVTRQVISINGGML